The DNA window CATCATTACACATCGGCTGAGTACGGTGCGGCCTGCCCATCGCATCTATGTCGTCGACAAGGGAGAGATCGTCGAGGAGGGATCGCATGCTGAACTCCTCCGTCGTGATGGCTTCTATGCGCGATTACAGGCGCAGCAGATTGGCAAGGAATAGGGGACTCTCAGATGGCTTCCGGAGCGTTCGGCAGACATTGGACGGTGTGGAGGGCGGTGTGGCAAGCCGAATCATGCCGACCAGTCGGTTCGGCTGATTCCGACAGACGAACCATGGAATTTCTACCGGCCGTGTTGGAAATCCAGCAGGTTCCCCCGTCCCCGATCGGTCGAGCGCTCGTCTGGACGATACTGGCTGTCTTCACTACGGCGGGGTTGTGGGCCGTCTTCGGGTGGATCGATATTGTGGCTACCGCGCAAGGCAAGATCATCCCCAGCGGCTACTCGAAAATCATTCAGCCGTACGAAGCAGCGGTCATTGCATCGATCCATGTGCAGGATGGACAGGCAGTGAAGCGGGGCGAGGTGTTGATCGAGCTTGATTCGACCCTTAACCGTGCCGACTATGACCGGGCGTTCAACGAATACCTCGCGGCGAAGGTGGATGCGGCCAGATTGCGGGCTCTGATCAAGGAGCAGGTCACTTTCGAGGCACCTCTCGGTGCAGATGGAGCCTACGTCGGACTGCAACAGCAGTTGCTAAGGGACCAGCTGGCCGAATACCACGCCAAGGTTGCAGCCTCCCGGCATCTTGTGGATCAGCGCCTCGCAGTGATCGAGCAAACGAGAGAAAATATTCTCCGTTTGGAAGCCACCGTACCCATGGAGGTTGAACGAGCCGAGGTCTATAAAAGGCTGCTCGAACACGAGGCAGTGAGCAAGATGGACTTTCTACAGGCAGAAGAGCAACGGATCGACAAGGTGCAGGAACTCGCCGGCCAAAAGAAGAAACTCCAACAAGATCAGGCCGCGCTCGCCGAGGCGGAAACGCAACATGGGGCTATGATCTCGGAATTTCAGCAGACGAAAAAGGCAGAACTGTCGGTTCTCGAAACCAAAGCGGCCTCTCTCGCGCAAGAGGTCACGAAGGCTAGTCAAAAGACTGGTTTGCAGCGACTGACCTCGCCGATCGACGGCGTCGTGCAGCAGGTAGCCGTGCATACCATCGGTGGCGTCGTCACTCCGGCGCAGCAGTTGCTCATTGTCGTACCTCAAGACCATCCGGTCGAAGTGGAGGCGCAGGTCAAAAATATGGATGTGGGATTTGTGCGGGAGGGACAGCCGGTTGAGATCAAGGTCGAAACATTTCAATTCACCTTGTATGGCACGATCCGCGGTCACGTGCTGACGGTTTCCAACGATGCGGCTCCCGTCGAAAAAGTCGGGCTGCTGTACCCAACGAGAGTCACCATGGATCGGTCGACAATCCAAGTGGAAGGTAAACAGGTCAATCTTTCGCCCGGTATGGCGGTGACAGTTGAAATCAAGACCGGTCAGCGCCGCATCATTGAATATCTACTGAGTCCCTTGCTGAAATCCGTGAAAGAAAGTCTGAGGGAGCGGTAACAGCGGAGAACCCTATCAAGCCATTTGAAAATCTTACCTACCGGGGGATCGTTCAATCCTTTATGCTTCTGTTTGCTGGCGCCGGGCTGTTGCACCGTGACAGATACATGAACAACCCCGGCAAGATGTGGTGCATCTGGTTCGTCGCTTCAAGAATATGCGGCTGTTGAGCAGCTGATTTCGATGTCCGATACCCACCATGCATGTGCGTTGACTTGAAGGAACTTGTTTCATGCGGTCTTTCCAGCACTCTGCTGCTCCTCTCGCCAACATCCTGGCCGAATTCATCCAAAAAGCCTCGGAATTACATTACCTTGACTTGACCAAGCCATTCACTCACACTCGCGGTATGTACGACCAATCTGAAGGTGACTTGTTACGCATGTTGGCGGAGCGAGCAGGAATTGCCGCCGATTACTATGACATCGCTGGAACGCACCATGTGACGACGGACGAAACGCGACGGGCCATCTTGGCTGCCATGAATCTGCGGGCTGGGAATCGGGAAGAACTCATTGAGGAACTCGAGACGTGGGATAATCGTTGGTGGCTGCGAGGCTGTGAACCAGTCCATGTGCTTCGATTAGGACGGGACGCAGGTGCCTGGTCCTGGTATGGGCCTTGTGAGAGCCCGGACGAGTCGGCTTTTCAGGTTCGGTGGTCACTGTGTGAGGGAAACGGAGGCACTCTATTTGACAGAACGGAGGGGCCTGGGCTCAGAGTCGAAGAGACTCGCACGATTCAGGGACGTAGGTTTGTTCGCGTCTCGCTACCGTTTCAACAAGACCTGCCGCTTGGCTATTACACAGTCAAAGCCTATTCGAAGGGAGGCGGCACGAATGCGGAATCCACGTTCCGCCTCATCGTCGCGCCGGAGCGCTGTTACATTCCTGATGAACTAAACCAGGGTGTTCGATGGTGGGGCATTGCCTTACAGCTTTATTCATTGCGGAGCCATCACAATTGGGGAGTCGGCGATTTTCGAGATCTGGGTGCTGTCATCGAATGGGCTGGAAAACATCTGGGGGCTGCGGTGATCGGGCTGAACCCGCTCCATGCTCTAAAGAATACCAAGCCCTATCATATTAGTCCCTATTCACCTACCAGCCGGCTGTTTTTGAACGACTTGTATCTCGATGTCATCCAGGTTTCAGAGTGCTGGACGAGTCCTGATGTACAACGGTTCCTTGCCGACCCCGCATTTCGCTCCCGGATTGAAGCGGCTCGGCGATGCGAGTTCGTGGATTACGACGAGGTGAGGTCGACGAAACGCCAGGTCCTCGATCTCTGTTATCGGACATTTCTGCGGGACAACTTCGAAGGTGTCGAACCCGACTTGACACCAAAGACCGATCGGGGAAGAGGCTTTCATCGCTTTACGGAGCAGGAAGGGGAGTCTTTGGCGCACTATGCGCTGTTTCAGGCCCTTGAGGAAGAACGGCAATCCTCGCAATCAGCTCCGGTCGTCTGGGCCGATTGGCCGGAGCCCTACCGAACTCGAAAGTCGGACGCCCTGGAAGAGTTTCGCCGTCGACAGATGTCTCGGGTACGATTCTTTCAATATCTGCAATGGCTGGCCGTCGAACAGTTGCTTGAGGCCGTGAGGAAAACACATGAAGCTGGTATGCCGATCGGCTTGTACCATGACTTTGCTCTGGGAAGCGATCGCTACGGCGCCGATGGGTGGCTGCATCAGGAAGTTCTGGCGTTCAAGGCTGACTGTGGTGCACCCCCCGACGCCTTTGCCCCCGAAGGACAGAATTGGGGATTTTCTCCGCTCGATCCATTGCGTCTGCGCACGAGCGGTTACCGGTACTTTATCGAATTGCTCCGCAATAATCTTCGCTACGGCGGTGCCATACGGATTGATCATGTCATGGCGCTTTTCCGACTGTTTTGGATCCCTCGTGGTCTCCCGCCCTCGCTGGGGACGTACGTCCATTACCAGGATGACGAACTGTTGGCCATCTTGGCGTTGGAAAGCGTACGAGCGAAGACAGTAGTAATAGGCGAGGATCTGGGGACCGTTCCCGATTGGGTGCGTGAGCGACTTGTCGCGGCTGGCGTCTTATCATACCGAGTCTTGTATTTTGAGCGAGACCATGGGGGAAGGTGGAAGCCTCCGGCTCATTATCCAGCTCAATCCCTTGCCGTCGTGACCACCCACGATCTTCCGACGCTGCGCGGGTATTGGGAAGGCGTGGATATCGAAACGCGATCCGCACTGAGTCTTTTCCCTTCGGAGAATGCTGAAAAGGAGATGTGGGCGGAACGGCATCGAGAAAAAGCAGGGATTCTCGTTGCAGTGAAGTCGGAGGGACTCCTGCCCTCAGGAGTATCTGAGGATCCGACTCAGGTACCGATCATGACGACTGAGTTGATGGAGGCGATTCATCAGTATCTGGCCCGTACCCCCGCCTGGATTGTCTTGGCCAACATCGATGATGTCATCGGCACCCGATGCCAGGCCAATCTACCAGGAACATTGGACCAGCACCCGAATTGGTGCCGGAAGTTGAGTCTGACGGTGGAGGACTTGATCGAGGACTCACGATTTGAACGACTCGCGTCTCTGTTGCGTTTGACCCGCCCGCTTGTGTAAGTACTTCGGTGAAGAAGAGCCCCCTTCGTTCTCGATGTTCTCGATTCAGAAGGTGTGATGCTCGGCGAGGCGGAGCGAGTCGATGACTGTCATGACACATCGTGACCGCCTCGTGCTTGCCATTGCGACTGCCTGCTTTCTCATCATCTTAGTGATTGAAGAATTCGCCCCGGTCAACGTCGTCGGCGCCTATGGGTACGTGTTACCCATCTTGTTGGTGACCACCCTTCGAAATAGAACCATCATGTTGATTATGGTGCTGGCCTGTGTTGTTGCCACCTATTTAGGTCTACTCCAACCGACGAAGCCCGGCCGATTTCAGGCCGCGGTCATCAATAGGAGCGTCGTCGTCGGCGTCTTGCTATTGGTGGCTTACCTGGGAGTGAGCTGGGAAGGACGAAAGGGGCGAGAGGAGGCGGCGAGGTCGGCGTTAGCCCGAGAAACCGAGAATCTGCTCAAAGCCAACACGCAACTGATCCAGGCGAAAGATCAGCTGAACCGGTCGGAGCGATTGGCTGCGGTGGGACAGCTCGTGGCGTCTGTGGCACATGAGGTGGGCACGCCGCTTCATTCGATCGCATGGCATGTTCAGGCTCTGGCCGAGGAGCCTGGTGCAACGCCGGGAATGAGAAAGCGGGTGGCCATCATCGATGACCAGCTCGCGCGAGTGGTTCGAATCATTCAGGATTTATTGTCTTCTACCAGGCCGCGCCAGCCTGAGCCACAATGGCTTCCTGTGGAAGAAGTAGTCAGCCCCTCGGCGGTCCTGATGGAACCGGCGTTCCATGAGAAGGGGATCGCTCTGACGGTCGAGATTCCAAAGGACCTTCCGCTGGTTTGGGCGGACAAGGAAAAGATCCATCAGGTATTGGTGAATGTCCTGACCAATGCGCTCGCCGCAACCACCGCACAGGGCAAAGTGACCATCATGGTAGGTAATCGTGAGGCGTCGTCAGCCGAGTTGGACCGCGGTCGGCTGGTCGCAGAGGACATGTCGCCGTTAGTGATTACAATCGAGGTGCGAGACACAGGATGCGGCATGCCGGAGGGAGACGTACAGAAAGCCTTTGAACCATTTTTTACGACCAAGGCGATTGGCAAGGGAACGGGCTTGGGGCTATTCTTGAGCCGCGAATCGGCGATGGCTCATGGCGGCAGCCTGTCGATGACGAGTGAAATCGGACGTGGTACGACCGTAACGATGACCTTACCGGCAATGCGAAGTGAACCTATTCATACGAGGGAGGAGGCGTAATGCAACCAGCGACGATTCTGGTGGCCGACGACGATGTGGTTGCGCGAGAGCTGTTGGCGGAGGCTCTCAGGAAAGAAGGATATCATGTGGAAGCCTTTGCCGACGGGGAAGAGGTGATCGCGCGTGGACGCC is part of the Nitrospira sp. genome and encodes:
- a CDS encoding HlyD family type I secretion periplasmic adaptor subunit gives rise to the protein MEFLPAVLEIQQVPPSPIGRALVWTILAVFTTAGLWAVFGWIDIVATAQGKIIPSGYSKIIQPYEAAVIASIHVQDGQAVKRGEVLIELDSTLNRADYDRAFNEYLAAKVDAARLRALIKEQVTFEAPLGADGAYVGLQQQLLRDQLAEYHAKVAASRHLVDQRLAVIEQTRENILRLEATVPMEVERAEVYKRLLEHEAVSKMDFLQAEEQRIDKVQELAGQKKKLQQDQAALAEAETQHGAMISEFQQTKKAELSVLETKAASLAQEVTKASQKTGLQRLTSPIDGVVQQVAVHTIGGVVTPAQQLLIVVPQDHPVEVEAQVKNMDVGFVREGQPVEIKVETFQFTLYGTIRGHVLTVSNDAAPVEKVGLLYPTRVTMDRSTIQVEGKQVNLSPGMAVTVEIKTGQRRIIEYLLSPLLKSVKESLRER
- the malQ gene encoding 4-alpha-glucanotransferase, producing the protein MRSFQHSAAPLANILAEFIQKASELHYLDLTKPFTHTRGMYDQSEGDLLRMLAERAGIAADYYDIAGTHHVTTDETRRAILAAMNLRAGNREELIEELETWDNRWWLRGCEPVHVLRLGRDAGAWSWYGPCESPDESAFQVRWSLCEGNGGTLFDRTEGPGLRVEETRTIQGRRFVRVSLPFQQDLPLGYYTVKAYSKGGGTNAESTFRLIVAPERCYIPDELNQGVRWWGIALQLYSLRSHHNWGVGDFRDLGAVIEWAGKHLGAAVIGLNPLHALKNTKPYHISPYSPTSRLFLNDLYLDVIQVSECWTSPDVQRFLADPAFRSRIEAARRCEFVDYDEVRSTKRQVLDLCYRTFLRDNFEGVEPDLTPKTDRGRGFHRFTEQEGESLAHYALFQALEEERQSSQSAPVVWADWPEPYRTRKSDALEEFRRRQMSRVRFFQYLQWLAVEQLLEAVRKTHEAGMPIGLYHDFALGSDRYGADGWLHQEVLAFKADCGAPPDAFAPEGQNWGFSPLDPLRLRTSGYRYFIELLRNNLRYGGAIRIDHVMALFRLFWIPRGLPPSLGTYVHYQDDELLAILALESVRAKTVVIGEDLGTVPDWVRERLVAAGVLSYRVLYFERDHGGRWKPPAHYPAQSLAVVTTHDLPTLRGYWEGVDIETRSALSLFPSENAEKEMWAERHREKAGILVAVKSEGLLPSGVSEDPTQVPIMTTELMEAIHQYLARTPAWIVLANIDDVIGTRCQANLPGTLDQHPNWCRKLSLTVEDLIEDSRFERLASLLRLTRPLV
- a CDS encoding ATP-binding protein, producing the protein MTVMTHRDRLVLAIATACFLIILVIEEFAPVNVVGAYGYVLPILLVTTLRNRTIMLIMVLACVVATYLGLLQPTKPGRFQAAVINRSVVVGVLLLVAYLGVSWEGRKGREEAARSALARETENLLKANTQLIQAKDQLNRSERLAAVGQLVASVAHEVGTPLHSIAWHVQALAEEPGATPGMRKRVAIIDDQLARVVRIIQDLLSSTRPRQPEPQWLPVEEVVSPSAVLMEPAFHEKGIALTVEIPKDLPLVWADKEKIHQVLVNVLTNALAATTAQGKVTIMVGNREASSAELDRGRLVAEDMSPLVITIEVRDTGCGMPEGDVQKAFEPFFTTKAIGKGTGLGLFLSRESAMAHGGSLSMTSEIGRGTTVTMTLPAMRSEPIHTREEA